The proteins below come from a single Mustela nigripes isolate SB6536 chromosome 14, MUSNIG.SB6536, whole genome shotgun sequence genomic window:
- the TMEM167B gene encoding protein kish-B, with protein sequence MTNVYSLDGILVFGLLFVCTCAYFKKVPRLKTWLLSEKKGVWGVFYKAAVIGTRLHAAVAIACVVMAFYVLFVK encoded by the exons ATGACGAACG TGTACTCCTTGGATGGGATTCTGGTGTTTGGTTTGCTCTTTGTTTGCACCTGTGCTTACTTCAAGAAGGTACCTCGTCTCAAAACCTGGCTGCTatcagagaagaagggagtttGGGGTGTGTTTTACAAAG CCGCTGTGATTGGAACCAGGCTGCACGCTGCTGTGGCAATCGCCTGTGTTGTAATGGCCTTTTACGTCCTGTTTGTAAAATGA
- the TAF13 gene encoding transcription initiation factor TFIID subunit 13 isoform X1 — protein sequence MADEEEDPTFEEENEEIGGGAEGGQGKRKRLFSKELRCMMYGFGDDQNPYTESVDILEDLVIEFITEMTHKAMSIGRQGRVQVEDIVFLIRKDPRKFARVKDLLTMNEELKRARKAFDEANYGS from the exons ATGGCAGACGAAGAGGAAGACCCTACT tttgaggaagaaaatgaagaaattggagGAGGTGCAGAAGGCGGACAGGGTAAAAGGAAGAGACTTTTTTCTAAAGAAT TGCGATGTATGATGTATGGGTTTGGGGATGACCAGAATCCTTATACTGAGTCAGTGGATATACTTGAAGACCTTGTCATAGAGTTCATCACTgaaatg ACTCACAAGGCAATGTCAATTGGAAGACAAGGTCGGGTACAAGTTGAAGATATCGTCTTCTTGATTCGAAAGGACCCAAGGAAGTTTGCTAGGGTTAAAGACTTGCTTACTATGAATGAAGAATTGAAACGAGCtagaaaagcatttgatgaagcAAACTATGGATCTTGA